From Bradyrhizobium sp. sBnM-33:
TGTGCTTGATAGGGAATGCGATCGCTTAGTGCCACGGCAAGCTCCCCCGCGGATTATTCGGCGGCTTTGGAATCGCCGGATGCGGCGGCATTGATCCTCGGCATAACCTGTTCGGCCATCAGGACCATCGACTGCCGCCCCAGTTCGCGGTCTTTCCAGTCCTTGCCGGCATACAGCAACGTGCCGAAGGGTCCGGTCTCCTCCTGAAAAGCCAGCAGTTGATCTGCCACGCTGTCCGGCGTGCCATGAATGATCAGTTTGTCGCAGATCGACCCCAGCGTCACCTCATCGTCCGGCTGATCGCGGCGGGTCTTGAATAGTTCGATGCGACCGCTCCGCTTCAGCTTGGTAAGCAACGAGCGATAGTAGTAGACATAAGGTCCGTTTGGATCGGTGGCATAAGCCTTTGCGGTAGCTGCGTCCTTGGCTACGAACACGCTCTTCGCAACGCGCCAATTCGCTGCATCCGCAGGACGGCCGGCGCGTTCGCATCCCTCTTCGTATTTCGGCCAATGGCTCTTCACCCAGGCCGGCATCAGGAAGTTTGCCGAGATCGGATCCCAGCCACGCGCGGCGGCTTCCGTCACGCCTTTTGAGAACGGCGCCACCGCAGTGACCACGATCGGAGGGTGCGGCCGCTGCAGTGGGCGCGGAATGAAGCCCTGGCCGATGTCTTCGATCAGACTCTTCTGCACCGATATGCTCCAGAACTGGCCTTGCAGATTATAGGGCGGCTCGCTGGCCCAGATCTGAAGCACCTGATTGATCGCCTCAAGGAACATGGCATTCCTGTCCGCCTCGAGATTGCCGAACACTTCCGCGTCCGATAGCAGGCCGCCCGGGCTGATGCCGAAGATCAGTCGCCCGTCGAGCATGTGATCGAGCATCGCTATCGAGGCTGCAATCGCCGCCGGATGAGCGTTCGGCATGTTGACGGTGCCGGTGCCAAGCTTGATCTTGCTTGTTGCCGCAGCCAGCCATGCAATGAATGCGATGCACGACGTGATGTTCTCGGCTCTGTCCGTGGTGTGCTCACCGACATAGCCCTCGGTATACCCGAGTTCATCGGCCAGCAGGAAAGCCTCTCGATCCTCCTGGAGCGAAAGCCGCCAATCCTTGTCGACGGGATGGATCGGCATCGTAAAGAACCCAAGCTTCATGGTCCGCTCTTCCCCATGATAGGCTTTTTGTTTGCACAGAACGTGCGTCGTTCGTCGCTCGAAAACAAGCTCAAAGTCGCAAACTACCGACAACAAACTTGACCTTTGGCGATCACGGCCGTCTAATTCCGCGAAAATGATGACTACAACCGGGGAGGTCACGCCAAAAATGAAAGCCGCGGCTTTCGCCTACGTTCGCGCAACTAGCGTCGAAAATGCGCTGGAATTGTTGAGCGTGCATGGCGATACTGCCAAGCTATTGTCGGGCGGCCAGAGCCTGGTGCCGGCCATGAATCTGCGCCTGGTCGCGCCGGAGCTCATTATCGATATTGGCGAGCTGATCGAGTTGCGCGGGGTCGCGGTCAAGGGAGGCGTCCTCACCATCGGTGCGCTGACACGTCACGCCGATCTTTTGAAATCCCCCGAAATTGCAGCCCATGCTCCGTTGCTGAAGGATGCGGTCGCCCATGTCGCCCATCCCGCGATCCGTAATCGCGGCACGATTGGGGGAAGCCTTGCGCACGCTGATCCGGCTTCGGAACTGCCGGCCTGCATGCTCACGCTTGGCGCTACCATCATTGCCCGCGGGCCGGGCGGGGAGCGGCGGATTGCGGCAAACGAGTTCTTCGTCGGAATCTACGAAACCGCGCTTGCGCCGCAGGAACTGCTGGTTGCCGTCGAGCTGCCGGTGACTCCAAAGAACTCGACGCATTTCTTTCATGAGTTCGCCCGTCGGCATGGCGATTACGCCATTGTTGGCCTCGCAGCGCAGGCCTCCATCAAGGATGGGCGCTTCGCCGATCTTCGCGTTGGCTTCTTTGCTGTCGGGGATCGTCCGTTGCTGGCCAAGTCTGCCGGCAAGCTGGTCGATGTCGCCATCACGTCTGCGGTGTTGTCTGAGGCAGCTTCTGCATTGGACGCTGAACTTGATCCGCTGGACGATCAACAGGCGACACCCGCCATGCGTCGGCATCTGGCGAAGGTTCTGTTGACGCGCTGCGTGTCTTTACTGCTTGCCCGGCCTGATCTCCATGCGGGAGCGTCAGCGTGATGGCTACGGTTGCGATTGTGCTGAGTGTCAATGGCGAGCTCGTCGAAGCGAATGTACTGCCGCGCCTGAATCTGGCAGATTTTCTTCGCGAACATCTCAAGCTGACCGGCACGCATGTCGGGTGCGAACATGGCGTGTGCGGCGCATGCACGGTCCGCGTCAATGGCGACATCGTCCGCTCCTGCCTGATGCTCGCGGTGCAGGCGCACAAGGCAGCGGTCGAGACGATTGAGGGACTGTCCGATAGCGGCGAAATTGCCGATTTGCAGTCAGCATTCCGGGAGCGCAACGCACTGCAGTGCGGTTTTTGCACGCCGGGAATGCTGATCGCGGCGCAGGATCTGCTGAAGCAATCGTCGTGTCCGGATCGAGAGCAGATACGCGAACATCTTTCCGGCAACTATTGCCGCTGCACGGGATACCAGGCAATTGTCGATGCCATCGAAGCTACAGCGCGATCGCGCGCGGGACGCTTGTCATGAAATCAGCACAAGCAAATCCGGAGACGCTATCTGCGCTCGACCGACCCAACTCCTATATCGGCAAGACAGTGCCGCGGCCGAATCTCGACCGGCTGATGCAGGGACGCGGGCTCTATGTCAGCGACATTGAGCTCCCCCGTATGGCGCATGTCGTGTTCCTGCGCTCGCCGCACGCGCACGCGAGGATCATTGGCATCGACGCTTCGGCGGCCAAGCAGATGCCGGGAGTGATCGCCGTCGTCTCGGGCAGGGAACTTTCAACCGTCATCACGCCGTGGGTCGGCGTGCTTTCGCATCTGAGGGGACTCAAATCCGCCCCGCAGAGTGCTATCGCTGTCGACCGAGTGTGCTGGCAGGGTGAAGCGGTCGCTGCCGTGGTGGCGCGCAGCCGCGCACAGGCCGAGGACGCCGCAGAGCATGTCTTAGTTGAATATGAAGAACTGCACGCCGTAACGGATATGCGTAGCGCGCTCGATCCGGCAACACCTGTGATCCACGCCTCGCTCGGCGACAATCTGGCTTTCGAGCGCATTCACGACGCGGGCGCGGTCGATCAGGCCTTTGCCGAGTGCGACGAGGTAGTCGAAGCAGAGTTCGTTTTCGGACGGCACACCGGCGTGACGCTGGAGCCGCGTGCGGTGGTGGCAGACTGGAACGCCGCGGAAGCTAGGCTGACCATCTATCAAGGCACGCAGGCACCGCATATGGTGCAGAATATCGCGGCGCTCCATCTTGGCTTAAGGGAATCGCAGGTCCGCGTCGTCTGCAAGGACGTCGGCGGCTCCTTCGGCATCAAGGTCCATATCTACGCCGACGAGATGGCGACTTACGCGCTGTCCAAGCTCCTGCGGCGTCCGGTTAAATTCGTCGCCGACCGGGTTGAGAGCTTCAACACCGATATTCATGCCCGCGACCATCGCTGCAAGGGAAAGATCGGCGTCAAGCGCGACGGCACCATCATGGCATTCGAGATCGACGATCTTACGGGCATCGGGCCTTATTCGATGTACCCGCGCACCAGCGCGATCGAGGCCAATCAGGTCGTCAATCTCGTCGGCGGGCCCTATGTGACCGGAAATTACCGTGCCCGTACCCGCGTCGTATTCCAGAACAAGAACGTGATGTGCCAGTACCGTGCCGTCGGCCATCCGATCGCCTGCTCAGTGACGGAGGGCCTGGTCGATCTGGCGGCCATGAAGATTGCCATGGATCCGGTTGAAATCCGTCGCCGCAATCTGATTGCCGACGACGCTTACCCCTGTGCTTCGCCGTCAGGTTTGCGCTTCGAGCAGTTGTCGCACCATGCGGCGCTCGCCAAGCTGGTCCAAATGATGGACTACGATGCGTTGCGCGCTGAGCAGGCCGTCCTGCGAATGAAGAACATCCATCGTGGCATCGGCATCGCGAGCTTCATCGAAGTTACCAATCCCAGTGCGGCGTTTTATGGTGTAGGCGGTGCGAAGATATCCTCCCAGGATGGTGTCGCGGTGCGGCTTGATGCGCAGGGGTCAGTGATCTGCCAGACAAGTATCACCGAGCAGGGACAGGGATCGGAATCGCTAACCGCGCAGATCGTTGGAAGCGTGCTCGGCGTCTCGATGGATCGCGTCCGCGTGATCCTGGGTGATACCGACAGCACGCCGTATGGCGGAGGCACCTGGGCCTCGCGCGGCGCTGGTATCGGTGGAGAGGCCGCGCTTCAAGCCGCCAAGGTACTGCGCAAGAACATCCTCGACGTAGCGGCTGCCGTCCTGCAATCGACGCCAAGCGAACTCGACATTGTCAACAACGCCATAGTGAATGTCGTCGATGGCGCGCCGCGGATCGATCTGAGCGAGCTCGCGCGAATTGTCTATTTCCGTCCCGACACGCTGCCGCCGGGCATTCAGCCCGAACTGATGGCGACCAGGCACTTTGTCCCGCGCGAATATCCTTTCGCCTTCACCAATGGCGTTCAGGCCTCGTGGCTGGAGCTTGATCCCGATACGGGATTTGTGAAGCTGCTGAAGCACTGGGTGGTTGAGGATTGCGGCACGATTATTAACCCTCAACTGGTCGATGAGCAGATCAGGGGCGGCGTGGTGCAGGGGCTTGGTGCCGCGCTGTTCGAGAAATGCGTGTATGACGAACGTGGCCAGCTCACCAACGCCAATATGGCCGACTATCTGGTTCCGATGTCCGGTGAAATGCCGGACATCGACGCCGGACACGTGGTTTCACCGACCTTGGAATCGGAACTGGGCGCGAAGGGAGCAGGAGAGGCCGGCACGGCAGGTGCGGCAGCCGCCGTTACCAATGCGGTCAATGACGCGCTCAGGCCGTTTGGGACGATCATCACGGAGATCCCCCTGACGCCTCAGGTGATCCTGACTGCCCTGCGACGTATCTAATGCGACCGCGATAAGTTTGATCAGGAAGGACGGACGGTGATGGCCGTCCGCGTCATCCGGCTGCCGCACTCGCGATCGCCCCCACGTGCCGATTGATCACAACCACATTGATCGCATCTTAGACGTGCTCGCGGGTATCGCAGCGCGGTCGGCAGATCGGCCAGCGGAAATGAGTGGGTATGGATTTTCGGTGGATCGTAGCGCTGCTCTGCCATCAGCGCCGTGGCGCGCCGACCTTCGTCTCGAATGCCGTAGGGATAGGAGTTGTTCTTCATGAAATGCATATCGCTAGGCGCGCAGGTTTGCTGGATAGCAAAACGCTGTGTCGCAAAACCTTCATACGCGGCCTATACGTCACACCGATTAGTGATGAGATCGTCAGTTGCCGCCCTAACCCGGAGTGCCCTATGAAGACCGCCTGTTTTGTTCTTGCCTT
This genomic window contains:
- a CDS encoding FAD binding domain-containing protein, with product MKAAAFAYVRATSVENALELLSVHGDTAKLLSGGQSLVPAMNLRLVAPELIIDIGELIELRGVAVKGGVLTIGALTRHADLLKSPEIAAHAPLLKDAVAHVAHPAIRNRGTIGGSLAHADPASELPACMLTLGATIIARGPGGERRIAANEFFVGIYETALAPQELLVAVELPVTPKNSTHFFHEFARRHGDYAIVGLAAQASIKDGRFADLRVGFFAVGDRPLLAKSAGKLVDVAITSAVLSEAASALDAELDPLDDQQATPAMRRHLAKVLLTRCVSLLLARPDLHAGASA
- a CDS encoding LLM class flavin-dependent oxidoreductase, yielding MKLGFFTMPIHPVDKDWRLSLQEDREAFLLADELGYTEGYVGEHTTDRAENITSCIAFIAWLAAATSKIKLGTGTVNMPNAHPAAIAASIAMLDHMLDGRLIFGISPGGLLSDAEVFGNLEADRNAMFLEAINQVLQIWASEPPYNLQGQFWSISVQKSLIEDIGQGFIPRPLQRPHPPIVVTAVAPFSKGVTEAAARGWDPISANFLMPAWVKSHWPKYEEGCERAGRPADAANWRVAKSVFVAKDAATAKAYATDPNGPYVYYYRSLLTKLKRSGRIELFKTRRDQPDDEVTLGSICDKLIIHGTPDSVADQLLAFQEETGPFGTLLYAGKDWKDRELGRQSMVLMAEQVMPRINAAASGDSKAAE
- a CDS encoding xanthine dehydrogenase family protein molybdopterin-binding subunit, producing MKSAQANPETLSALDRPNSYIGKTVPRPNLDRLMQGRGLYVSDIELPRMAHVVFLRSPHAHARIIGIDASAAKQMPGVIAVVSGRELSTVITPWVGVLSHLRGLKSAPQSAIAVDRVCWQGEAVAAVVARSRAQAEDAAEHVLVEYEELHAVTDMRSALDPATPVIHASLGDNLAFERIHDAGAVDQAFAECDEVVEAEFVFGRHTGVTLEPRAVVADWNAAEARLTIYQGTQAPHMVQNIAALHLGLRESQVRVVCKDVGGSFGIKVHIYADEMATYALSKLLRRPVKFVADRVESFNTDIHARDHRCKGKIGVKRDGTIMAFEIDDLTGIGPYSMYPRTSAIEANQVVNLVGGPYVTGNYRARTRVVFQNKNVMCQYRAVGHPIACSVTEGLVDLAAMKIAMDPVEIRRRNLIADDAYPCASPSGLRFEQLSHHAALAKLVQMMDYDALRAEQAVLRMKNIHRGIGIASFIEVTNPSAAFYGVGGAKISSQDGVAVRLDAQGSVICQTSITEQGQGSESLTAQIVGSVLGVSMDRVRVILGDTDSTPYGGGTWASRGAGIGGEAALQAAKVLRKNILDVAAAVLQSTPSELDIVNNAIVNVVDGAPRIDLSELARIVYFRPDTLPPGIQPELMATRHFVPREYPFAFTNGVQASWLELDPDTGFVKLLKHWVVEDCGTIINPQLVDEQIRGGVVQGLGAALFEKCVYDERGQLTNANMADYLVPMSGEMPDIDAGHVVSPTLESELGAKGAGEAGTAGAAAAVTNAVNDALRPFGTIITEIPLTPQVILTALRRI
- a CDS encoding (2Fe-2S)-binding protein — protein: MATVAIVLSVNGELVEANVLPRLNLADFLREHLKLTGTHVGCEHGVCGACTVRVNGDIVRSCLMLAVQAHKAAVETIEGLSDSGEIADLQSAFRERNALQCGFCTPGMLIAAQDLLKQSSCPDREQIREHLSGNYCRCTGYQAIVDAIEATARSRAGRLS